Proteins encoded in a region of the Panicum hallii strain FIL2 chromosome 3, PHallii_v3.1, whole genome shotgun sequence genome:
- the LOC112886923 gene encoding protein FAR1-RELATED SEQUENCE 5-like isoform X4: MTDLRLRDSLVTEGYMEEGPALTQDAMAMEEGPALAQDAIAMAEEGHLASDDNTGAALAPSMEHADGIALAQSSDNTNIEPSTAVNFLVTPTRRSSSHLIRSSFIPEVEASLKPAVGMTFDTLADVEKFYKDYAHDHAGFSVRIGQHRKEDKEILTKYFYCSREGYRKNNDKKDDDQSGLKGKKRKTRNVMETRCGCQAHIYVTRGPDKKYKIASMVEQHNHGVVSPNHRHLLRSNRHVTDRVKAFLANEKIDSYVWLFKTFLEAMGGRAPHLIVTDECASMKAAIGQILPETTHRLCMWHIMEKVHENISPSLRADEDFWNKLHTCVWDSETIEEFESRWNSMIVEFQLVGNKWFGTRFLIRESWIPVYFIDIPLAGILRTTSRSESANSFFNRFIHQKLSFVEFWLRFDTALEYQRQEELKQDHKSLHTTPKLMTPWAMEKQCSMIYTHEIFDKFQKQIVASRDHCFIQGIIERDEIKLVTIGSTSKKERLVHFNKSGMIGRCTCKLFESHGIPC; this comes from the exons ATGACGGACCTCAGGCTTCGCGACTCCTTGGTGACGGAAGGCTACATGGAGGAAGGACCTGCCCTCACGCAGGATGCCATGGCAATGGAGGAAGGACCTGCCCTCGCGCAGGATGCCATcgcaatggcggaagaaggccaTCTAGCATCTG ATGACAACAcaggtgctgcccttgcaccgtCCATGGAGCATGCTGATGGCATTGCCCTTGCACAGTCATCGGATAACACTAATATCGAGCCATCAACAGCTGTAAATTTTTTAGTAACCCCAACACGAAGATCATCTTCTCATCTTATT CGTTCGTCATTTATTCCTGAGGTTGAGGCAAGTTTAAAGCCTGCTGTGGGGATGACATTCGACACCCTTGCTGATGTGgagaaattttataaagattatGCACATGATCATGCAGGGTTCTCAGTTCGTATTGGACAACACAGGAAGGAGGATAAGGAaatactaacaaaatatttttattgtTCAAGGGAAGGTTACAGAAAAAACAATGATAAAAAAGATGATGATCAATCAGGGTTGAAGGGAAAAAAGAGGAAGACACGTAATGTGATGGAAACAAGGTGTGGTTGCCAGGCCCATATTTATGTAACTCGTGGTCCTGATAAGAAATACAAGATAGCCTCAATGGTTGAGCAGCACAACCATGGTGTTGTGTCACCGAATCATCGTCATTTGCTCCGTTCCAACCGGCATGTTACCGACAGGGTAAAAG CGTTCTTGGCTAATGAAAAGATTGATTCATATGTATGGTTATTTAAGACCTTTCTTGAAGCTATGGGTGGACGAGCACCTCATTTAATCGTAACTGATGAATGTGCAAGTATGAAGGCTGCTATTGGTCAGATTTTGCCGGAAACAACTCATAGACTTTGTATGTGGCATATTATGGAAAAGGTGCATGAAAATATCAGTCCATCTTTAAGGGCGGATGAAGATTTTTGGAATAAACTGCATACGTGTGTATGGGACTCTGAAACTATAGAAGAATTTGAGTCACGGTGGAATTCTATGATTGTTGAGTTTCAGCTTGTAGGTAACAAATGGTTTGGCACCAGATTTCTCATTCGTGAATCATGGATTCCAGTATACTTTATAGACATACCTCTTGCTGGGATTCTTAGGACCACATCTCGCTCAGAGAGTGCAAACTCATTTTTCAATCGATTCATTCATCAAAAATTGTCATTTGTTGAATTTTGGCTAAGATTTGACACAGCTTTGGAGTACCAACGTCAAGAAGAGTTGAAACAGGACCACAAAAGCCTACATACTACTCCTAAATTGATGACCCCATGGGCCATGGAGAAGCAGTGTAGTATGATATATACACATGAAATTTTTGATAAATTTCAGAAACAAATAGTAGCCTCTAGAGACCATTGTTTTATCCAAGGAATAATAGAACGTGATGAGATAAAACTTGTGACCATTGGAAGCACATCTAAAAAGGAGCGATTGGTTCATTTCAACAAGTCAGGTATGATTGGAAGGTGCACGTGTAAATTATTTGAGTCTCATGGCATTCCGTGCTGA
- the LOC112886923 gene encoding protein FAR1-RELATED SEQUENCE 5-like isoform X2 has product MTFDTLADVEKFYKDYAHDHAGFSVRIGQHRKEDKEILTKYFYCSREGYRKNNDKKDDDQSGLKGKKRKTRNVMETRCGCQAHIYVTRGPDKKYKIASMVEQHNHGVVSPNHRHLLRSNRHVTDRVKGTLFNCHKASIGTSLAYRFLHVSDGGFQNVGCTLREQNYYRDLRTKIKDADAQMFVSQLERKKEVNSAFFYNFEVDEQGRLMRVFWVDATSRKNYIVFGDAISVDATYTTNQYNMKFVPFTGFNHHMQCVFLGAAFLANEKIDSYVWLFKTFLEAMGGRAPHLIVTDECASMKAAIGQILPETTHRLCMWHIMEKVHENISPSLRADEDFWNKLHTCVWDSETIEEFESRWNSMIVEFQLVGNKWFGTRFLIRESWIPVYFIDIPLAGILRTTSRSESANSFFNRFIHQKLSFVEFWLRFDTALEYQRQEELKQDHKSLHTTPKLMTPWAMEKQCSMIYTHEIFDKFQKQIVASRDHCFIQGIIERDEIKLVTIGSTSKKERLVHFNKSGMIGRCTCKLFESHGIPC; this is encoded by the coding sequence ATGACATTCGACACCCTTGCTGATGTGgagaaattttataaagattatGCACATGATCATGCAGGGTTCTCAGTTCGTATTGGACAACACAGGAAGGAGGATAAGGAaatactaacaaaatatttttattgtTCAAGGGAAGGTTACAGAAAAAACAATGATAAAAAAGATGATGATCAATCAGGGTTGAAGGGAAAAAAGAGGAAGACACGTAATGTGATGGAAACAAGGTGTGGTTGCCAGGCCCATATTTATGTAACTCGTGGTCCTGATAAGAAATACAAGATAGCCTCAATGGTTGAGCAGCACAACCATGGTGTTGTGTCACCGAATCATCGTCATTTGCTCCGTTCCAACCGGCATGTTACCGACAGGGTAAAAGGTACTTTGTTCAATTGCCATAAAGCTAGCATTGGTACATCTCTTGCATATAGATTTCTTCATGTTAGTGATGGAGGGTTTCAGAATGTTGGTTGTACACTAAGGGAGCAAAACTATTACCGAGACCTTAGAACTAAAATCAAGGATGCAGATGCTCAGATGTTTGTATCACAACTTGAGCGAAAGAAGGAAGTCAATTCTGCCTTTTTCTATAACTTTGAGGTAGATGAGCAGGGAAGGCTAATGCGCGTCTTTTGGGTTGATGCAACAAGCAGAAAAAATTATATTGTTTTTGGTGACGCGATTTCTGTTGATGCAACATATACTACTAACCAATATAACATGAAATTTGTACCATTTACTGGATTCAATCATCACATGCAGTGTGTTTTCCTAGGTGCAGCGTTCTTGGCTAATGAAAAGATTGATTCATATGTATGGTTATTTAAGACCTTTCTTGAAGCTATGGGTGGACGAGCACCTCATTTAATCGTAACTGATGAATGTGCAAGTATGAAGGCTGCTATTGGTCAGATTTTGCCGGAAACAACTCATAGACTTTGTATGTGGCATATTATGGAAAAGGTGCATGAAAATATCAGTCCATCTTTAAGGGCGGATGAAGATTTTTGGAATAAACTGCATACGTGTGTATGGGACTCTGAAACTATAGAAGAATTTGAGTCACGGTGGAATTCTATGATTGTTGAGTTTCAGCTTGTAGGTAACAAATGGTTTGGCACCAGATTTCTCATTCGTGAATCATGGATTCCAGTATACTTTATAGACATACCTCTTGCTGGGATTCTTAGGACCACATCTCGCTCAGAGAGTGCAAACTCATTTTTCAATCGATTCATTCATCAAAAATTGTCATTTGTTGAATTTTGGCTAAGATTTGACACAGCTTTGGAGTACCAACGTCAAGAAGAGTTGAAACAGGACCACAAAAGCCTACATACTACTCCTAAATTGATGACCCCATGGGCCATGGAGAAGCAGTGTAGTATGATATATACACATGAAATTTTTGATAAATTTCAGAAACAAATAGTAGCCTCTAGAGACCATTGTTTTATCCAAGGAATAATAGAACGTGATGAGATAAAACTTGTGACCATTGGAAGCACATCTAAAAAGGAGCGATTGGTTCATTTCAACAAGTCAGGTATGATTGGAAGGTGCACGTGTAAATTATTTGAGTCTCATGGCATTCCGTGCTGA
- the LOC112886923 gene encoding protein FAR1-RELATED SEQUENCE 5-like isoform X1 produces the protein MTDLRLRDSLVTEGYMEEGPALTQDAMAMEEGPALAQDAIAMAEEGHLASDDNTGAALAPSMEHADGIALAQSSDNTNIEPSTAVNFLVTPTRRSSSHLIRSSFIPEVEASLKPAVGMTFDTLADVEKFYKDYAHDHAGFSVRIGQHRKEDKEILTKYFYCSREGYRKNNDKKDDDQSGLKGKKRKTRNVMETRCGCQAHIYVTRGPDKKYKIASMVEQHNHGVVSPNHRHLLRSNRHVTDRVKGTLFNCHKASIGTSLAYRFLHVSDGGFQNVGCTLREQNYYRDLRTKIKDADAQMFVSQLERKKEVNSAFFYNFEVDEQGRLMRVFWVDATSRKNYIVFGDAISVDATYTTNQYNMKFVPFTGFNHHMQCVFLGAAFLANEKIDSYVWLFKTFLEAMGGRAPHLIVTDECASMKAAIGQILPETTHRLCMWHIMEKVHENISPSLRADEDFWNKLHTCVWDSETIEEFESRWNSMIVEFQLVGNKWFGTRFLIRESWIPVYFIDIPLAGILRTTSRSESANSFFNRFIHQKLSFVEFWLRFDTALEYQRQEELKQDHKSLHTTPKLMTPWAMEKQCSMIYTHEIFDKFQKQIVASRDHCFIQGIIERDEIKLVTIGSTSKKERLVHFNKSGMIGRCTCKLFESHGIPC, from the exons ATGACGGACCTCAGGCTTCGCGACTCCTTGGTGACGGAAGGCTACATGGAGGAAGGACCTGCCCTCACGCAGGATGCCATGGCAATGGAGGAAGGACCTGCCCTCGCGCAGGATGCCATcgcaatggcggaagaaggccaTCTAGCATCTG ATGACAACAcaggtgctgcccttgcaccgtCCATGGAGCATGCTGATGGCATTGCCCTTGCACAGTCATCGGATAACACTAATATCGAGCCATCAACAGCTGTAAATTTTTTAGTAACCCCAACACGAAGATCATCTTCTCATCTTATT CGTTCGTCATTTATTCCTGAGGTTGAGGCAAGTTTAAAGCCTGCTGTGGGGATGACATTCGACACCCTTGCTGATGTGgagaaattttataaagattatGCACATGATCATGCAGGGTTCTCAGTTCGTATTGGACAACACAGGAAGGAGGATAAGGAaatactaacaaaatatttttattgtTCAAGGGAAGGTTACAGAAAAAACAATGATAAAAAAGATGATGATCAATCAGGGTTGAAGGGAAAAAAGAGGAAGACACGTAATGTGATGGAAACAAGGTGTGGTTGCCAGGCCCATATTTATGTAACTCGTGGTCCTGATAAGAAATACAAGATAGCCTCAATGGTTGAGCAGCACAACCATGGTGTTGTGTCACCGAATCATCGTCATTTGCTCCGTTCCAACCGGCATGTTACCGACAGGGTAAAAGGTACTTTGTTCAATTGCCATAAAGCTAGCATTGGTACATCTCTTGCATATAGATTTCTTCATGTTAGTGATGGAGGGTTTCAGAATGTTGGTTGTACACTAAGGGAGCAAAACTATTACCGAGACCTTAGAACTAAAATCAAGGATGCAGATGCTCAGATGTTTGTATCACAACTTGAGCGAAAGAAGGAAGTCAATTCTGCCTTTTTCTATAACTTTGAGGTAGATGAGCAGGGAAGGCTAATGCGCGTCTTTTGGGTTGATGCAACAAGCAGAAAAAATTATATTGTTTTTGGTGACGCGATTTCTGTTGATGCAACATATACTACTAACCAATATAACATGAAATTTGTACCATTTACTGGATTCAATCATCACATGCAGTGTGTTTTCCTAGGTGCAGCGTTCTTGGCTAATGAAAAGATTGATTCATATGTATGGTTATTTAAGACCTTTCTTGAAGCTATGGGTGGACGAGCACCTCATTTAATCGTAACTGATGAATGTGCAAGTATGAAGGCTGCTATTGGTCAGATTTTGCCGGAAACAACTCATAGACTTTGTATGTGGCATATTATGGAAAAGGTGCATGAAAATATCAGTCCATCTTTAAGGGCGGATGAAGATTTTTGGAATAAACTGCATACGTGTGTATGGGACTCTGAAACTATAGAAGAATTTGAGTCACGGTGGAATTCTATGATTGTTGAGTTTCAGCTTGTAGGTAACAAATGGTTTGGCACCAGATTTCTCATTCGTGAATCATGGATTCCAGTATACTTTATAGACATACCTCTTGCTGGGATTCTTAGGACCACATCTCGCTCAGAGAGTGCAAACTCATTTTTCAATCGATTCATTCATCAAAAATTGTCATTTGTTGAATTTTGGCTAAGATTTGACACAGCTTTGGAGTACCAACGTCAAGAAGAGTTGAAACAGGACCACAAAAGCCTACATACTACTCCTAAATTGATGACCCCATGGGCCATGGAGAAGCAGTGTAGTATGATATATACACATGAAATTTTTGATAAATTTCAGAAACAAATAGTAGCCTCTAGAGACCATTGTTTTATCCAAGGAATAATAGAACGTGATGAGATAAAACTTGTGACCATTGGAAGCACATCTAAAAAGGAGCGATTGGTTCATTTCAACAAGTCAGGTATGATTGGAAGGTGCACGTGTAAATTATTTGAGTCTCATGGCATTCCGTGCTGA
- the LOC112886923 gene encoding protein FAR1-RELATED SEQUENCE 5-like isoform X3, producing the protein MTDLRLRDSLVTEGYMEEGPALTQDAMAMEEGPALAQDAIAMAEEGHLASDDNTGAALAPSMEHADGIALAQSSDNTNIEPSTAVNFLVTPTRRSSSHLIRSSFIPEVEASLKPAVGMTFDTLADVEKFYKDYAHDHAGFSVRIGQHRKEDKEILTKYFYCSREGYRKNNDKKDDDQSGLKGKKRKTRNVMETRCGCQAHIYVTRGPDKKYKIASMVEQHNHGVVSPNHRHLLRSNRHVTDRVKGAAFLANEKIDSYVWLFKTFLEAMGGRAPHLIVTDECASMKAAIGQILPETTHRLCMWHIMEKVHENISPSLRADEDFWNKLHTCVWDSETIEEFESRWNSMIVEFQLVGNKWFGTRFLIRESWIPVYFIDIPLAGILRTTSRSESANSFFNRFIHQKLSFVEFWLRFDTALEYQRQEELKQDHKSLHTTPKLMTPWAMEKQCSMIYTHEIFDKFQKQIVASRDHCFIQGIIERDEIKLVTIGSTSKKERLVHFNKSGMIGRCTCKLFESHGIPC; encoded by the exons ATGACGGACCTCAGGCTTCGCGACTCCTTGGTGACGGAAGGCTACATGGAGGAAGGACCTGCCCTCACGCAGGATGCCATGGCAATGGAGGAAGGACCTGCCCTCGCGCAGGATGCCATcgcaatggcggaagaaggccaTCTAGCATCTG ATGACAACAcaggtgctgcccttgcaccgtCCATGGAGCATGCTGATGGCATTGCCCTTGCACAGTCATCGGATAACACTAATATCGAGCCATCAACAGCTGTAAATTTTTTAGTAACCCCAACACGAAGATCATCTTCTCATCTTATT CGTTCGTCATTTATTCCTGAGGTTGAGGCAAGTTTAAAGCCTGCTGTGGGGATGACATTCGACACCCTTGCTGATGTGgagaaattttataaagattatGCACATGATCATGCAGGGTTCTCAGTTCGTATTGGACAACACAGGAAGGAGGATAAGGAaatactaacaaaatatttttattgtTCAAGGGAAGGTTACAGAAAAAACAATGATAAAAAAGATGATGATCAATCAGGGTTGAAGGGAAAAAAGAGGAAGACACGTAATGTGATGGAAACAAGGTGTGGTTGCCAGGCCCATATTTATGTAACTCGTGGTCCTGATAAGAAATACAAGATAGCCTCAATGGTTGAGCAGCACAACCATGGTGTTGTGTCACCGAATCATCGTCATTTGCTCCGTTCCAACCGGCATGTTACCGACAGGGTAAAAG GTGCAGCGTTCTTGGCTAATGAAAAGATTGATTCATATGTATGGTTATTTAAGACCTTTCTTGAAGCTATGGGTGGACGAGCACCTCATTTAATCGTAACTGATGAATGTGCAAGTATGAAGGCTGCTATTGGTCAGATTTTGCCGGAAACAACTCATAGACTTTGTATGTGGCATATTATGGAAAAGGTGCATGAAAATATCAGTCCATCTTTAAGGGCGGATGAAGATTTTTGGAATAAACTGCATACGTGTGTATGGGACTCTGAAACTATAGAAGAATTTGAGTCACGGTGGAATTCTATGATTGTTGAGTTTCAGCTTGTAGGTAACAAATGGTTTGGCACCAGATTTCTCATTCGTGAATCATGGATTCCAGTATACTTTATAGACATACCTCTTGCTGGGATTCTTAGGACCACATCTCGCTCAGAGAGTGCAAACTCATTTTTCAATCGATTCATTCATCAAAAATTGTCATTTGTTGAATTTTGGCTAAGATTTGACACAGCTTTGGAGTACCAACGTCAAGAAGAGTTGAAACAGGACCACAAAAGCCTACATACTACTCCTAAATTGATGACCCCATGGGCCATGGAGAAGCAGTGTAGTATGATATATACACATGAAATTTTTGATAAATTTCAGAAACAAATAGTAGCCTCTAGAGACCATTGTTTTATCCAAGGAATAATAGAACGTGATGAGATAAAACTTGTGACCATTGGAAGCACATCTAAAAAGGAGCGATTGGTTCATTTCAACAAGTCAGGTATGATTGGAAGGTGCACGTGTAAATTATTTGAGTCTCATGGCATTCCGTGCTGA